From one Planctomycetia bacterium genomic stretch:
- a CDS encoding phosphoglycerate dehydrogenase yields MPRVLITPTTLKHIHHDGPHMALLRKAGIEIVTPPEPWDHQLVEEEVIQLLHGIDATIAGMEPYTERVFAAHPQLKVVARVGVGYDAVDVAAATRHGVAVTITPGTNHETVAELTFALLLALTKQITTDDRQMRQGIWHRHVTIPVRGSTLGIVGLGRIGKAIAVRAQAFGMKVQAFEVQPDQEFVKQQGIRLVDLPTLLQTSDVVSLHAPATPETKHLINRQTLAMMKPTAFLINTARGGLIDEPALVEALKNGKLAGAGLDVFAEEPPAKDHPFYQLDNIVMTPHTGGTDTKSRIDMAELAAKAVVELLAGRWPEELVVNKDVRVSYARK; encoded by the coding sequence ATGCCTCGCGTTCTGATTACACCGACCACGCTCAAACATATCCATCACGATGGCCCGCACATGGCCCTGTTGCGTAAAGCCGGGATTGAAATCGTCACGCCGCCGGAGCCTTGGGATCATCAACTGGTGGAAGAAGAAGTGATCCAGTTGCTGCATGGCATCGATGCAACAATTGCCGGCATGGAGCCTTACACGGAAAGGGTATTTGCAGCCCATCCTCAGTTGAAGGTGGTTGCAAGGGTGGGCGTGGGTTACGATGCGGTGGATGTCGCTGCTGCCACCCGGCATGGCGTAGCAGTCACTATCACACCAGGCACCAATCATGAAACGGTGGCAGAACTCACCTTCGCTCTGCTGCTGGCGTTGACCAAACAGATCACCACGGACGACCGGCAGATGCGGCAAGGCATCTGGCATCGCCATGTCACCATTCCGGTACGAGGCAGCACGCTGGGCATTGTTGGTTTGGGTCGCATTGGTAAAGCAATTGCCGTGCGGGCACAAGCCTTCGGCATGAAGGTGCAAGCTTTCGAGGTGCAGCCGGATCAGGAATTTGTCAAACAACAAGGCATTCGACTGGTTGACCTGCCTACCCTGTTGCAGACGTCGGATGTCGTCAGCCTGCATGCACCCGCCACGCCGGAAACCAAGCATCTCATCAATCGGCAGACTCTCGCGATGATGAAGCCTACTGCTTTCCTGATTAACACCGCGCGAGGCGGATTGATTGATGAGCCCGCGTTGGTGGAAGCACTCAAGAACGGTAAGCTCGCTGGTGCCGGGCTGGATGTTTTTGCTGAGGAACCACCGGCCAAGGATCATCCTTTTTATCAACTCGATAACATCGTGATGACTCCACACACCGGCGGCACTGATACCAAGTCACGAATCGATATGGCCGAGCTGGCAGCCAAGGCCGTGGTCGAATTGCTGGCAGGCCGCTGGCCGGAGGAGCTTGTTGTGAATAAGGACGTTCGTGTGAGTTATGCCAGGAAGTGA